One Perognathus longimembris pacificus isolate PPM17 chromosome 24, ASM2315922v1, whole genome shotgun sequence DNA segment encodes these proteins:
- the Lamtor3 gene encoding ragulator complex protein LAMTOR3 translates to MADDLKRFLYKKLPSVEGLHAIVVSDRDGVPVIKVANDNAPEHALRPGFLSTFALATDQGSKLGLSKNKSIICYYNTYQVVQFNRLPLVVSFIASSNANTGLIVSLEKELAPLFEELIKVVEVS, encoded by the exons ATGGCGGAT GACCTAAAACGATTCCTGTATAAGAAGTTACCAAG TGTTGAAGGACTCCATGCTATTGTTGTGTCGGATAGAGATGGAGTACCTGTTATCAAAG TGGCCAATGATAATGCTCCTGAGCATGCTTTGCGACCTGGCTTCTTATCTACTTTTGCCCTTGCAACAGACCAAGGGAGCAAACTTGGACTTTCAAAGAATAAAAGCATTATCTGTTACTATAACACCTACCAG GTAGTTCAATTCAATCGTTTACCTCTTGTGGTGAGTTTCATAGCCAGTAGCAATGCCAACACAG GACTAATTGTCAGCCTAGAAAAGGAACTTGCTCCATTGTTTGAAGAATTGATCAAAGTTGTGGAAGTTTCTTAA